Genomic window (Deinococcus arcticus):
CTTGACGCCCCACGGCTCGGTGGCCTCGTCCACCACCGTCAGCAGCCGGGCATTGATCTGGTCGCGGTTTGAGAGCAGTTCGTCCAGGTCCATGCTGCCCATCACGGTGCGGATGTTGGTCATGGTGAGGTTGAGGATGGCCTGCTGCAGGTTGCTGACCTCGTAGCTGGCCTTGGCCGCGTCCAGCACCTGATAGAACACCACGCCGTCCACCGTGACCAGCGCGTTGTCCTTGGTGATGACTTCCTGACTGGGCACGTCCAGCACCTGCTCCATCATGTTGACCTTGCGGCCCACGCGGTCAATGTAGGGCATGATCAGGTTCAGGCCTGGCTTGAGGCTGCGCTGAAACTTGCCGAAACGCTCCAGGGTCCACTGCGAGCCCTGCGGCACACTCTTGACCCCGGCAAACAGCGTGACGATCACCAGCAGCACCAGCACCGCCACAAAAATCGTAAATCCCATAGTCCCCCTTAGGTCTCCTGTGTCTGGGGCTGTGTACGAGGCCGGCCGGCCCTGGGTTCCCGGTTCAGACGGAGTGCCCTGCCCCTGGCGCCCTGACCGCTAGACTCGCGCG
Coding sequences:
- a CDS encoding SPFH domain-containing protein, producing the protein MGFTIFVAVLVLLVIVTLFAGVKSVPQGSQWTLERFGKFQRSLKPGLNLIMPYIDRVGRKVNMMEQVLDVPSQEVITKDNALVTVDGVVFYQVLDAAKASYEVSNLQQAILNLTMTNIRTVMGSMDLDELLSNRDQINARLLTVVDEATEPWGVKATRIEVKDIKPPADLVASMARQMKAEREKRANILDAEGFRQAAILKAEGEKQAEILSAEGRRQAAFLEAEARERAAQAEAEATRMVSEAIANGNAQAINYFVAQKYVEALRDIATAPNQKTLILPVEATSVLGSLQGIAEVAREAFGGRKG